Proteins co-encoded in one Aspergillus luchuensis IFO 4308 DNA, chromosome 6, nearly complete sequence genomic window:
- a CDS encoding uncharacterized protein (COG:S;~EggNog:ENOG410PI2D;~TransMembrane:1 (o26-54i)), with protein MGKPKLTPEPFDLVELIQQTYDDSRIIVFVCLISWIVGRLDLGLTWLFFVLAVCRTYAVVNLTRVQRILRDECKRYHAHKILSRGETVEWVNGVLQRFWHMYQTQICDHIVRYVNNGLARRAITENGTTPQKVVIQSLALIDLPLRFTRVLVHQKPSSPNLIVEGQFQVNLAPHPTHHHLIESSGHPLIDLTIVHDKNSGDSHHRNHDLAVQVRQFKSTGSLKMELDLEGDHPALLQPQVDLQEHPNMDCTIKSISQHHFPLHFAHHVDWRRVVELQLREGLGWAFHRPLALPFTLGERWLFRVMTWWWHAVN; from the coding sequence ATGGGTAAGCCTAAGCTGACACCGGAACCCTTCGACCTGGTCGAACTTATTCAACAAACCTACGATGACTCCcgcatcatcgtcttcgtttGCCTCATATCTTGGATCGTTGGCCGTCTCGACTTGGGATTAACATGGTTGTTCTTCGTCCTGGCGGTATGTCGGACTTATGCGGTCGTTAATCTGACCCGAGTTCAGCGCATCCTTCGCGATGAATGCAAGCGATACCACGCCCATAAAATCCTCTCCCGCGGGGAGACTGTGGAATGGGTAAATGGTGTACTACAACGATTCTGGCACATGTACCAGACTCAGATTTGCGATCATATTGTCCGCTACGTGAACAACGGGCTGGCACGACGGGCCATTACTGAGAATGGAACAACCCCGCAGAAAGTAGTGATTCAATCTTTGGCTTTGATCGACCTTCCCCTCCGGTTTACTCGAGTGCTTGTGCACCAGAAACCTTCGTCACCAAATCTGATTGTGGAAGGCCAGTTTCAGGTGAACCTGGCACCgcatcccacccaccatcaccttaTCGAAAGCTCAGGACACCCTCTCATCGACCTTACGATTGTTCATGATAAGAACTCAGGAGATTCTCACCACCGGAACCATGACCTGGCGGTGCAGGTACGGCAGTTCAAAAGCACGGGATCCCTGAAGATGGAATTAGACCTGGAGGGTGACCATCCAGCTCTGCTACAGCCGCAGGTAGACCTTCAAGAGCACCCAAACATGGACTGCACCATCAAGTCGATCAGCCAGCATCACTTTCCGCTTCATTTTGCACATCATGTGGACTGGAGACGGGTGGTGGAACTGCAGTTGCgggaggggttgggatgggcAT